The following DNA comes from Flavobacterium sp. N3904.
ATAAAATCAAAAACATTGAGATTCTCAAGCATTCTTTCTTTACGAACTGATTTTGGAATAGCAACAATATTTCTTTGAATCAACCAACGAAGAATAATTTGTGCAACACTTTTATCATGTTTATTGGCAATACCCATCAATAAATTATTGTCAAAAATGTTATTTTTCCCTTCAGCAAAAGGGCCCCAGGATTGAATTTGCACATGGTTCTGTTCTAAAAAATTTTGAGATGCGAGCTGTTGATGAAACGGATGCGTTTCGATCTGGTTAATCGCAGGTGTGAAACCACTATTTACAATAAGATCTATTAATCTATCGGGATGAAAATTGGCTACACCAATGGCTCTAATCTTTCCTTGTTCATGTAATTCTTGCATGGCCTTCCATGAACCAAATACATCGCCATACGGTTGATGAATCAGATACAAATCCAGATAATCCAGCTGCAACTTGTCTAAAGATTTTTGAAAAGCAGCCTTTGTTTGCTCATATCCCGCATCCTGTACCCAGAGCTTGGTTGTGATAAATAACTCTTCCCGGGCAATGCCACATTTTTTTATTGCATTTCCAACAGCAGTTTCATTTTGGTATGATGCAGCTGTATCTATTAAACGATACCCAGTTTCAACAGCATCCAGTACAGCTTGCTCACATTCCGCTGCATCTGGTATTTGAAAAACGCCGAAACCTAAAATTGGCATTTCAACACCATTATTTAATTTAATATTGAACATATTACAATCACTTTAAAGTTTTAAATTATTCTTTTACAGCAAATTTCAGAACTAAATACGAGGGCAATGGTATACGGATTACTGAATCTCCTACCAAGATTACTGATTATAAACAAACAGCTATTTAAACTAATCTTAAATACCTAAATTTGTGTAATAAACAACAAAAGACATGGAACAAGTATTTAACTTTGAGACCATTAACGACTACAACGTTTTTAACAATCATGAGACATTACATCCTTTAGTAAGTGTGATTGATTTTTCTAAAGCAAATCCAAGGACTGGTTCCAAAATGAACTTTGGGCTTTTTTGCATAGTTTTGAAACAAGTGAACTGTGGAGACCTAAAATATGGCCGTAATTATTACGATTATCAGGAAGGAACCTTAGTGTTTATTTCGCCAGGCCAGACAATTGACGTAGAAAACAAAACAGATTTTTATCAACCGATGGGGTATGGATTGGTTTTCCACCCTGACTTAATTCGGGGTACTTCGCTTGCAAAAAGTATTAATGATTACAATTTTTTCAGCTATAACACCAGTGAAGCTCTTCATTTATCCGAAAAAGAAAAACAGCTTGTCTTTGACTGCTTCGCAAAAATCGAAGCTGAATTAAAACAATCTATTGATAAGCACAGCAAAAAACTTATTGCTTCCAATATTGAGCTGTTTTTGAATTATTGTGAAAGATTCTATGACCGTCAATTTATCACCAGAG
Coding sequences within:
- a CDS encoding aldo/keto reductase, with translation MFNIKLNNGVEMPILGFGVFQIPDAAECEQAVLDAVETGYRLIDTAASYQNETAVGNAIKKCGIAREELFITTKLWVQDAGYEQTKAAFQKSLDKLQLDYLDLYLIHQPYGDVFGSWKAMQELHEQGKIRAIGVANFHPDRLIDLIVNSGFTPAINQIETHPFHQQLASQNFLEQNHVQIQSWGPFAEGKNNIFDNNLLMGIANKHDKSVAQIILRWLIQRNIVAIPKSVRKERMLENLNVFDFMLSAQDMKKIQTLDKKASLFFDHRDPNMAKWLSERKLDL
- a CDS encoding helix-turn-helix domain-containing protein, which encodes MEQVFNFETINDYNVFNNHETLHPLVSVIDFSKANPRTGSKMNFGLFCIVLKQVNCGDLKYGRNYYDYQEGTLVFISPGQTIDVENKTDFYQPMGYGLVFHPDLIRGTSLAKSINDYNFFSYNTSEALHLSEKEKQLVFDCFAKIEAELKQSIDKHSKKLIASNIELFLNYCERFYDRQFITRDTTNKGILEKFEELLNGYFSSDKPNILGLPSVAYYAAELNLSANYFGDLIKKETGKSAQEYIQNKIIDVAKNKIFDSSKTINEVAYELGFKYPQHFTRFFKQHVGNTPNEYRSLN